From Tiliqua scincoides isolate rTilSci1 chromosome 2, rTilSci1.hap2, whole genome shotgun sequence, the proteins below share one genomic window:
- the LOC136640210 gene encoding keratin, type II cytoskeletal 5-like gives MSLQTIFRCSKGSRRGYSSASAIGSGGGGGYSSGRGFGGGRYGSRSCHNYGGGSTRISYGRGYGGSICGGYGGGGMGYGGGGMGGFGGGGYGGGGYGGGGFGGGGYGGGGFGGGSYGGGGFGGPGSFGGPGGGAGGIGSVQIDPSLLRPVRVEIDPHIQQVKNQEKDQIKNLNNQFANFIDKVRFLEQQNKVLQTKWQILQQQAQSQGPRQNLDGAFQSFMNNLRNQIEAMRNRKAQLASELQNMQQFVEDYKNKYEEEINRRTTAENEFVVLKKDVDCVYMTKVDLEAKVGVLAQQIQFYRTIFEQEMSQIQTIGHDTNVVVSMDNSFNLNMEGIIDEVRAQYEEIARSSREEAQAWYSTQYEALQNTAGRQGESLRNTRQQIQELTRSIQRLRSEIENIKKQCANLQSAIAEAEERGEMALRDARQKLQELENALTKDKEELARLLKEYQDLLNTKLALDIEIAMYRKLLEGEECRLSGQGSQVHVSVRSSTSYSGSGIGGGIGGGIGGGVGGIGGGIGGGVGGIGGGMGGGMGGGGGSGFGIGGMGGGIRGGRISIGSGSCGYGGGSGGYGGGGSSAGSSGGSCIGGGGFSCGSGGTSGTIIRKTTTSCSSTKTSGGY, from the exons ATGTCTCTCCAGACCATCTTCAGATGCTCCAAAGGGAGCAGACGGGGCTACAGTTCAGCTTCTGCTATTggtagtggaggaggaggtggctatTCTTCAGGCAGAGGATTTGGTGGTGGCCGGTATGGAAGCAGAAGCTGCCATAACTATGGGGGTGGAAGTACAAGGATTTCATATGGACGAGGCTATGGAGGAAGTATCTGTGGTGGCTATGGTGGTGGAGGAATGGGTTATGGTGGTGGAGGAATGGGTGGTTTTGGTGGCGGTGGCTATGGAGGTGGtggctatggtggtggtggttttggaGGTGGtggctatggtggtggtggcttTGGAGGTGGCAGCTATGGTGGTGGCGGCTTTGGAGGGCCTGGAAGTTTTGGAGGgcctggaggaggtgctggaggcatTGGCAGTGTGCAAATAGACCCAAGCCTTCTGCGACCAGTCCGTGTGGAAATTGACCCCCACATCCAACAAGTGAAAAATCAGGAGAAAGATCAGATCAAGAATCTCAACAACCAATTTGCCAACTTCATCGACAAG GTCCGGTTTCTTGAGCAACAAAACAAGGTTCTGCAAACCAAATGGCAGATCTTACAACAGCAGGCACAGAGTCAAGGCCCAAGGCAGAACCTGGATGGTGCCTTTCAGAGTTTCATGAATAATCTGAGAAATCAAATTGAAGCGATGCGTAACCGGAAGGCCCAACTGGCATCAGAGCTGCAGAACATGCAGCAGTTTGTGGAAGACTACAAAAACAA GTATGAAGAGGAGATCAACAGACGCACAACTGCTGAGAATGAGTTTGTGGTGCTGAAAAAG GATGTGGATTGTGTCTACATGACTAAGGTTGACTTGGAAGCCAAAGTTGGAGTTTTGGCTCAACAGATCCAATTCTACAGAACCATATTTGAACAG GAAATGTCTCAGATACAGACAATTGGCCATGACACCAATGTGGTGGTGAGCATGGATAACAGTTTCAATCTGAACATGGAGGGTATCATTGATGAAGTAAGAGCCCAATACGAGGAGATCGCTCGTAGCAGCCGTGAAGAGGCACAAGCCTGGTACAGTACCCAA TATGAAGCTCTGCAGAACACAGCAGGAAGACAAGGGGAAAGCCTGCGCAACACCAGACAACAGATTCAAGAACTGACCAGGAGCATCCAGAGACTGCGCTCTGAAATTGAGAACATCAAGAAGCAG TGTGCTAATCTGCAGTCGGCCATTGCGGAAGCAGAGGAGCGTGGAGAGATGGCACTCCGGGACGCTAGGCAGAAACTGCAAGAACTGGAAAATGCCCTGACAAAGGACAAGGAAGAATTGGCTCGCCTATTGAAAGAATATCAAGATCTCCTGAACaccaaacttgcactggacatTGAGATTGCCATGTACAGGAAACTGCTGGAAGGAGAAGAGTGCAG GCTCTCTGGTCAAGGATCCCAAGTTCATGTCT CTGTGAGGAGTTCTACCTCTTACAGTGGCAGTGGAATCGGAGGCGGAATCGGAGGTGGAATCGGAGGCGGAGTTGGCGGAATCGGTGGTGGAATCGGAGGCGGAGTTGGCGGAATCGGTGGTGGAATGGGAGGCGGAATGGGAGGTGGCGGCGGCAGTGGATTTGGAATtggtggaatgggaggtggaatAAGAGGAGGCAGGATCTCAATTGGAAGTGGAAGCTGCGGCTACGGAGGTGGAAGTGGCGGCTACGGAGGTGGAGGTAGCTcagcaggcagctcaggaggCTCCTGCATAGGAGGCGGTGGATTCTCATGTGGTTCAGGAGGCACTTCTGGCACAATCATAAGGAAAACCACCACATCCTGCTCGTCCACCAAAACATCAGGAGGGTATTAA
- the LOC136638799 gene encoding keratin, type II cytoskeletal 4-like has translation MSRQLNAKALGRGREFSTGSAIIYGRGWNHVPSPSRRNIGGTHGKCGFGSRSLYNLGGTRCISQSVVPGDVHHGSGFGGSSGFCFGGFGGSRWVYSSFGTSRNGPGFFFSPSGCISEVTVNQRLLAPLNLEIDHEIQKVCQEEREQIKNLNNKFVSFIDKVRFLEQQNKALETKWNLLQQWPISRVKNCIEPLFEAFIQGLRKHRDSLQSEKGRLRLELKNMQDPVEDFKRRYEEEINKRTSAENEFVLLKKDVDVAYMNKVELEARAVSLMDELRFVKCLYETELAEMQGQITDTSIILSMDNNRDLDMDSILAEVKAQYEEMVNRSRAEVDAVYQSEFQELQLTAGMHNNALKNSKVEISELNRLIHKLRAEIEKLKRNCALLQSSIVEAEERGEIALKDAREKLMELENAMQKTKEEQARLLWDYQELLKLKLALDIEIATYRTLLEGEECRISEECGSSVNISVVSNTSTAGGTGLSHGGGFSPAGGSSSAGSSQGMVGYGSGGGRSCSSLKIIATTSTSQRTTIN, from the exons ATGAGCAGACAACTGAATGCAAAAGctttgggcagagggagggagtttagCACTGGCTCTGCAATTATTTATGGACGAGGCTGGAACCATGTACCTTCTCCAAGCCGAAGGAACATAGGAGGAACACATGGAAAATGTGGCTTTGGCAGTAGAAGCCTCTACAATCTTGGGGGAACTAGAtgcatttcccaaagtgtggtTCCAGGAGATGTCCACCATGGCAGTGGATTCGGTGGTAGCAGTGGGTTTTGCTTTGGTGGATTTGGGGGTAGCAGGTGGGTCTACAGCAGCTTTGGCACCAGCAGAAATggtcctggtttttttttttctccatcagGTTGCATTTCGGAAGTGACTGTTAACCAGAGACTCCTGGCACCACTTAATCTAGAAATTGATCATGAGATTCAGAAAGTGTGTCAAGAAGAAAGGGAACAGATCAAGAACCTGAATAACAAATTTGTTTCCTTTATTGATAAG GTTCGGTTCCTGGAGCAGCAGAATAAAGCCCTAGAGACCAAGTGGAacctcttgcagcagtggcccatcTCCCGAGTGAAAAACTGCATTGAACCTCTCTTTGAGGCCTTCATCCAGGGCCTGAGGAAACACCGAGACTCTCTACAGAGTGAGAAGGGAAGGCTGCGTTTGGAGCTGAAGAACATGCAGGACCCAGTAGAAGATTTTAAGCGGAG GTATGAAGAAGAAATCAACAAGCGTACATCTGCTGAGAATGAATTTGTACTATTGAAAAAG GATGTGGATGTTGCCTACATGAACAAAGTGGAGTTGGAGGCCAGGGCAGTTTCTCTAATGGATGAGCTCCGTTTTGTGAAATGCCTGTATGAGACG GAGCTGGCAGAAATGCAAGGACAGATAACAGATACTAGTATCATCCTCTCAATGGATAACAATCGGGATCTGGACATGGACAGTATCTTAGCTGAAGTTAAAGCTCAGTATGAAGAGATGGTAAACAGGAGCCGAGCTGAAGTGGATGCCGTGTACCAAAGTGAG TTTCAGGAACTTCAGCTCACAGCTGGGATGCACAACAATGCCTTGAAAAACTCCAAGGTGGAGATTTCCGAGTTGAATCGATTGATTCATAAACTGAGAGCAGAAATTGAAAAACTGAAGAGAAAC TGTGCTCTTCTTCAGTCATCCATTGTCGAGGCTGAAGAACGTGGAGAGATAGCCCTGAAAGATGCAAGGGAAAAGCTGATGGAACTGGAGAATGCCATGCAGAAAACTAAAGAGGAGCAAGCCCGTCTCCTGTGGGATTACCAGGAACTCTTGAAATTGAAGCTAGCACTGGATATTGAGATTGCCACCTATAGGACACTCTTGGAAGGAGAGGAATGCAG GATCTCTGAAGAATGTGGTAGTTCTGTAAACATAT cTGTAGTCAGCAACACCAGCACAGCAGGTGGGACTGGCCTGAGCCATGGAGGAGGGTTTAGTCCTGCAGGGGGCAGTTCAAGTGCTGGAAGCAGCCAAGGCATGGTGGGATATGGTTCTGGAGGCGGGCGGAGCTGTTCCAGCCTGAAAATTATCGCCACAACCTCCACAAGCCAAAGGACGACCATCAACTGA